The following are from one region of the Bos mutus isolate GX-2022 chromosome 18, NWIPB_WYAK_1.1, whole genome shotgun sequence genome:
- the CBLN1 gene encoding cerebellin-1, producing MLGVVELLLLGAAWLAGPARGQNETEPIVLEGKCLVVCDSNPTSDPTGTALGISVRSGSAKVAFSAIRSTNHEPSEMSNRTMIIYFDQVLVNIGNNFDSERSTFIAPRKGIYSFNFHVVKVYNRQTIQVSLMLNGWPVISAFAGDQDVTREAASNGVLIQMEKGDRAYLKLERGNLMGGWKYSTFSGFLVFPL from the exons ATGCTGGGCGtcgtggagctgctgctgctgggggcaGCATGGTTGGCGGGCCCGGCCCGCGGGCAGAACGAGACGGAGCCCATCGTGCTAGAAGGCAAGTGCCTGGTGGTTTGCGACTCCAATCCTACGTCCGATCCCACGGGCACAGCTCTGGGCATCTCTGTGCGCTCCGGCAGCGCCAAGGTGGCTTTCTCTGCCATCAGAAGCACCAACCACGAGCCGTCCGAGATGAGTAATCGCACCATGATCATCTACTTCGACCAG GTACTAGTGAACATCGGGAACAACTTTGATTCAGAACGCAGCACTTTCATCGCCCCGCGCAAAGGAATCTACAGTTTTAACTTCCACGTGGTAAAAGTCTACAACAGACAGACCATCCAG GTGAGCCTCATGTTAAACGGGTGGCCGGTGATTTCAGCCTTCGCTGGTGACCAGGACGTGACCCGGGAGGCCGCCAGCAACGGAGTTCTAATCCAGATGGAGAAAGGCGACCGAGCATACCTCAAGCTGGAGCGGGGAAACTTGATGGGGGGCTGGAAGTATTCGACCTTCTCCGGATTCCTCGTATTTCCCCTCTGA